In Brucella melitensis bv. 1 str. 16M, a genomic segment contains:
- a CDS encoding AsmA family protein, which yields MRWPIFTRLIIAFVILCAAAAATLLAVVPFIVSTDAIRIRVAQEISAWTGYSVELRQAPRLSVFPVLRASLSGVTLSKLTDQGQKPLMSADRIDVELSPLDAIMGHISFSETQIVRPHVNLEAPVSNISQLLDAIANSNGRLGTAIRAQRALLQSGAKKNALAAGQASQPFGRVVVRDGTIAFNRAGSEPNVPHDKQITDVNATLEWPRTSSAATLKGSAKWRGEATQFSLTVAQALPLLAGGTSDLTASLTANPLSLTFQGKANISRDRFFEGRLTAKTPSLSGAVRWLNLPPIAGSSEIGAFSLASTITATPKRLKFADVEMTANGSPAKGVIEIGLEQEQPAVTGTLAFEKLDLSRLFSAFIPLPDSAARSPSERNNPNRDIVDTSFLDRAEVDLRLSAQSATAGPVTMTGVAAAVQIRGGRAIFDIGDAKAFNGILQANVQIVRDLKSASGELRFNASDINSSQFFAALGFDKPFISGKGNVSLFMKGPVNRWSGLLTNAQGNISIQLNNGQMQGFAVQDFLAKAQTQRFFALERKDNIALAFNRLDVKANLSDGVATLENAKLDTSDGTLTLAGIVPFVDRSLALSGEVVFPNSQPQQPESDTDGEQPAETPPAKPPLHFFVGGSWDRPFISPSSMGTGQ from the coding sequence ATGCGCTGGCCCATATTTACGCGCCTCATAATTGCGTTCGTCATTCTATGCGCCGCTGCGGCAGCAACCCTTTTGGCCGTGGTGCCCTTCATCGTCTCCACCGACGCCATCCGCATTCGTGTCGCACAGGAAATCAGCGCATGGACCGGCTATAGCGTCGAGTTGCGGCAGGCTCCGCGCCTCAGCGTCTTTCCCGTTCTGCGTGCTTCGCTAAGCGGCGTAACCCTCAGCAAGCTGACCGATCAGGGCCAGAAGCCCCTGATGAGCGCCGACCGCATCGATGTCGAGCTTTCGCCGCTTGATGCCATCATGGGACATATTTCCTTTTCCGAAACGCAGATCGTGCGCCCGCATGTGAACCTTGAAGCACCCGTTTCCAATATCTCGCAATTGCTGGATGCTATCGCCAATTCCAACGGACGGCTTGGCACCGCTATCCGCGCACAACGCGCACTCCTGCAAAGCGGCGCCAAGAAGAATGCACTGGCCGCCGGACAGGCTTCACAGCCATTCGGGCGCGTGGTGGTGCGCGATGGCACCATCGCCTTCAATCGCGCCGGCAGCGAGCCGAACGTCCCCCATGACAAGCAGATCACCGATGTCAACGCCACGCTGGAATGGCCGCGTACATCCAGCGCCGCAACACTGAAGGGCAGCGCCAAATGGCGCGGTGAAGCCACCCAGTTCTCGCTCACCGTGGCACAGGCCCTCCCGCTTCTTGCAGGCGGCACATCGGACCTGACCGCAAGCCTGACCGCCAATCCACTCAGCCTCACCTTTCAGGGCAAGGCCAATATTTCCAGAGACCGCTTCTTTGAAGGGCGCCTGACCGCAAAGACGCCATCACTCAGCGGCGCAGTGCGCTGGCTCAACCTGCCGCCAATTGCGGGCAGCTCGGAAATCGGTGCTTTCTCTCTTGCTTCCACCATTACTGCGACGCCGAAACGCCTGAAATTCGCGGATGTGGAAATGACCGCAAACGGCAGCCCCGCCAAGGGCGTCATAGAAATCGGGCTGGAACAGGAACAACCCGCCGTAACCGGCACGCTTGCCTTTGAGAAGCTCGACCTCAGCCGCCTGTTTTCTGCTTTCATTCCGCTGCCCGACAGCGCCGCGCGCTCGCCGAGCGAGCGGAACAATCCCAATCGCGATATCGTGGATACGAGTTTCCTCGACCGCGCCGAAGTCGATCTTCGCCTGTCGGCGCAAAGCGCCACCGCAGGGCCGGTCACGATGACGGGTGTGGCAGCGGCGGTTCAGATACGCGGGGGCCGCGCCATTTTCGACATCGGCGATGCAAAGGCCTTCAACGGCATCCTGCAAGCCAATGTGCAGATTGTGCGCGACTTGAAGAGCGCCAGTGGCGAATTGCGGTTCAATGCCAGCGATATCAACAGTTCGCAATTTTTTGCCGCTCTGGGCTTCGACAAGCCCTTCATCAGCGGCAAGGGCAATGTCTCATTGTTCATGAAAGGCCCGGTAAACCGCTGGTCCGGCCTGCTGACGAATGCACAGGGCAATATTTCGATCCAGCTCAATAATGGCCAGATGCAGGGTTTTGCCGTACAGGATTTTCTGGCCAAGGCGCAGACCCAACGCTTCTTCGCGCTGGAGCGCAAAGATAATATCGCCCTCGCCTTCAACCGTCTGGATGTGAAGGCCAATCTGTCGGACGGTGTTGCCACGCTTGAAAATGCAAAGCTGGATACGTCCGACGGCACGCTGACGCTTGCAGGCATCGTGCCCTTCGTAGATCGCAGCCTTGCGCTAAGCGGCGAAGTGGTCTTCCCGAACAGCCAGCCGCAACAGCCGGAAAGCGATACAGACGGCGAGCAGCCCGCCGAAACACCGCCCGCCAAGCCGCCGCTTCATTTCTTTGTCGGCGGCTCGTGGGATCGGCCTTTCATCTCACCATCCTCGATGGGAACGGGGCAGTAA